The region GCTCTAGTTTACATCTAAGAGTATCATCAAATCTAAGAAATTAAGACAccgacatatatatatatatatatatatatatcggtCTGCAATAGATTGGTCTGCAATGGAAAGGTGCCAtgaatatatgaaaatataagTGAGACCAAATTTAAGCTATCAATTCTAGGAGCCATCAATTTATTCGTCACCAGATGTTTGATGATAGTTAAATAAAGACTTTCTAGTTTGCATTGGCCTAGTACTGAGATGACTGGAATTTGAAATTTGGATTGATACAGAATAGGTAAATAACATCACATAGAAACTTATCGTGAGGCCTCATTCATATTATATATCACTCCGAGTGGTACTAAAAGATTACGGACCCCGAAATTAATGGTTTCATGAATTGATGTTTCTATATGACATGATTGTGAAAAATTCAATTTTAGCCAGCCTAATTCAAAGAATATGTTAGTTTGGTGAAAGCTTGGTTGTAACTGAATAAAATCAGCAGGTACAATTCGGTGGCAGCGCGCAAGGTCGAACGTACGTGCACAGTCCTGCATTTTGAGTGGtgcggtcgtgcgcttacagctggaaagtgcattTTGTGGGGGTTCAGCTGAGTGAAGTTCTAATTGCCTCGAAAAGACGTTGCATCTAGTGAAGTGGaagccaattttttttacatgatcttgggtaaatgttctcaacattgAATAAATGACATTGGTACATTCGAttcctatagcttcatcacCAACGCGCGCATGTTAAACACGCATTTAAACATCTAAGCTTATGGTGcgaaaaaaatgtcatgaatgagaccttaaaagaATTCAATAGTTCATCAGAATGGTCACTTTCTTTTTCGACTTTTCAATCAGGACCAACTGTCCGTCTGGACCCACGGCAATACCCAGTGGGTCGACATCAGTAGCGATGTACCGGATGAGCTCCCCGCGGCTTGTGAACAGCTCCACCCGCCTGTTTCCCGAGTCAGCCACGATGATGTTACGAGAACTGTCCGTACCGATGTCAATGGGGAGGTTTAGCTGGCCTTCGTTACTCCCTTTCCCTGGAAACTTGAATAGGAACTGTCCATTGTCTCGATACACGTAGATGTAGGCAGTGTAGGAGTCTGCCACTAGGATGCGGTCTTCGTTGTCCACTGTGATGCCTGTCGGGTGCACCAAGCCCTGTCGCCGCCCGAACTTTTGCTTGAGCATCCCGTTCATCCGGAACACATTTACCTGCCCTCGGTGCCCGTCCGTTTCTGTCACAAAGGCGCGCTTGGACATTCTGTCCAGAGCAATTCTGCGAGGGGCTGAGACACGAGGAATGGCAAAACCGATTTTAAAGTTCCCAGCACGATCATACATCACGACATAGTGGGATACGTTATTCCCTCCTACAACTGAAATATCATCGTTGTGCATGGAGCCATAAGAGACATCGTGGGGAGAAATAAAAGTCGTTTCCCATCGTTCCTTTTTTGTCACCACGACTGTTGGGAAAGTCAGGAGGTAAACGCCCTCACTGTCATAGATGCTGATTTGACACCCTGTTAAAGACACAGCTATTTTCCCACTTCTAGACATAGTGACTGAGTAAGCAGGCCCGTCGACATCAAAAGTTTTTGTTGCCATGGCCGTTGTTCCCTTTATTCCTGTGAGATATAACATTGCAGGTGTTAAGAATACAACCACCGATAACGTATGGCATTTTTAACATGGACTGTgattgaaaatcaaaatgaatatgtttAGTTATTGTGAGTTAATGTGCGACTTGTCATGTAGTCAATATGTATCAATAGATGCTATAAAAATCCAAGAAGGTGATGTACTGGCAGCTTTTGTGGCTGTACAACATTACTGAAGGAGGTATgcacatgtttgtatgtacatgtatgcatgaatGTATAGCATGACTTAGACTAGTAAGTAAGGGTGAACTACTCTCACGGTATGCATAGAGGGCTATGCTGATGATAGCAAGAGATTGTATAACAAAGGGTACAGCAATGCATAGGTGATATGATTATCTTACCTGGAGTCGTTTCTGCCTGGTGTGTCGTGCTTGTTGACATGAGATTCCAAGAGGTGGAATTCGACCAGTCCTTTGGTGATAAAAGGTAAACACCTTGTTATTGATAATGAATATGTACGGATTGAGATGAAAATATTTACAGGCGTAGATGTAAGTAGTTataatactagagttccacgacctcatatcttcgccaaataatatgaattgtaccgacagatgcaagtaccaaattcccgccatttatcaatatggcattacataacaattaaattcaagtctttatttgcttaaataatatctatcaatgttcccctctttctcagtggcttaATATGCCACAtgtctgaaagtcctctcatggaatgtcaatgacggttagacatccaggtaataagatacgcaagaaaactggatggattttcgaaacgtagtATAACtcaaatattagaccctgttttgcataatcagcatctaattgtttaacttggc is a window of Branchiostoma lanceolatum isolate klBraLanc5 chromosome 8, klBraLanc5.hap2, whole genome shotgun sequence DNA encoding:
- the LOC136439494 gene encoding tripartite motif-containing protein 3-like → MSTSTTHQAETTPGIKGTTAMATKTFDVDGPAYSVTMSRSGKIAVSLTGCQISIYDSEGVYLLTFPTVVVTKKERWETTFISPHDVSYGSMHNDDISVVGGNNVSHYVVMYDRAGNFKIGFAIPRVSAPRRIALDRMSKRAFVTETDGHRGQVNVFRMNGMLKQKFGRRQGLVHPTGITVDNEDRILVADSYTAYIYVYRDNGQFLFKFPGKGSNEGQLNLPIDIGTDSSRNIIVADSGNRRVELFTSRGELIRYIATDVDPLGIAVGPDGQLVLIEKSKKKVTILMNY